A genomic segment from Nicotiana tabacum cultivar K326 chromosome 7, ASM71507v2, whole genome shotgun sequence encodes:
- the LOC142161833 gene encoding germin-like protein subfamily 1 member 20, translated as MALRTLVLTIAIIALLSSMSHAFDPSPLQDICVAVDDSMAAVFVNGKICKDPKQVMANDFFKSGLNIPGNTSNQLGSAVTAVNVGNLPGLNTLGISLARIDYAPYGLNPPHTHPRGTEILAVLEGTLYVGFVLSNPGPNMKNKLFTKILNPGDVFVFPIGLIHFQFNVGKTNAVAFAGLSSQNPGVITIANAVFGSDPPINPDVLTKAFQVDKKVVEYLQSQFWWDNN; from the exons ATGGCTCTCAGAACATTGGTATTAACCATTGCAATAATCGCTTTGTTATCTTCAATGAGCCATGCATTTGATCCTAGTCCTTTGCAGGATATTTGTGTTGCTGTTGACGACTCCATGGCTGCTG TTTTTGTGAACGGAAAAATTTGCAAGGATCCAAAGCAGGTTATGGCAAATGATTTCTTTAAATCAGGTCTAAACATACCTGGAAATACCTCAAATCAACTTGGATCTGCTGTAACTGCTGTGAACGTTGGCAACTTACCTGGACTCAACACTCTGGGCATTTCTTTAGCGCGCATTGATTATGCACCATATGGTCTCAACCCACCTCATACACATCCTCGAGGAACTGAGATTCTAGCTGTTCTTGAGGGCACACTCTACGTTGGCTTTGTCCTTTCAAACCCTGGTCCAAATATGAAGAACAAGCTCTTTACCAAGATTTTAAATCCTGGAGATGTGTTTGTTTTCCCAATAGGTCTCATTCATTTTCAATTTAATGTGGGAAAGACTAATGCTGTTGCATTTGCTGGACTCAGTAGTCAAAATCCAGGAGTCATCACTATCGCGAATGCAGTATTTGGTTCAGACCCACCAATCAATCCTGATGTTCTTACGAAAGCATTCCAAGTTGACAAGAAAGTTGTGGAGTACCTCCAATCACAATTCTGGTGGGATAACAACTAA
- the LOC142162253 gene encoding uncharacterized protein LOC142162253 gives MHVETSSIERIRFSVNTVIIRGIQRRIAANFMAIHQTSKEEKRGRVLECMQTVCCQKGNEEGPELSTKLAVAVCLRIVDKFSPRVIPVVFLGYSSSQKGYILYDLNSKSVFVNRNIIFQEDIFPFKHMLSPGSTIFLVLDLLSPISADPKLSATDSSPGVDVPPYEACVTSEGEPSLSPIATSHHTPYYSTSPTNPPSGIPDKVAPVDTHAEAHLDFTEDVDAAEPIEAVNSLSVLPAQVLSAYSACSEPQSFNEAATNPYWVEAIKLEIAALEENKILSIVNMPPRKTPIGCKWIFKIKYKASGKVERYKARLIAKGYNQKTILD, from the exons ATGCATGTGGAAACTTCAAGTATAGAAAGAATTAGGTTCAGTGTGAATACTGTCATTATAAGGGGCATACAAAGGAGAATTGCTGCAAACTTCATGGCTATCCATCAGACTTCAAAGGAAGAAAAAAGGGGCAGAGTTCTGGAGTGTATGCAAACAGT ATGTTGTCAAAAAGGGAATGAAGAGGGTCCAGAATTATCTACCAAGTTAGCTGTTGCAG TATGTCTTAGAATAGTTGACAAGTTTTCACCAAGAGTCATCCCTGTTGTCTTcctgggttattcttcatctcaaaagGGTTATATTCTGTATGACTTGAACTCTAAGTCTGTATTTGTTAacagaaatattatttttcaggaAGACATCTTTCCTTTCAAACATATGTTATCTCCTGGTAGTACTATCTTTCTTGTATTGGATCTGCTCTCACCAATTAGTGCAGATCCCAAATTATCTGCCACAGATTCTTCTCCTGGTGTTGATGTTCCTCCATATGAGGCTTGTGTTACATCTGAGGGGGAACCTTCTCTTTCTCCTATTGCTACTTCACACCACACACCATACTATTCTACAAGTCCTACAAATCCTCCAAGTGGCATCCCAGATAAGGTAGCACCTGTTGATACTCATGCTGAGGCTCACCTTGATTTTACAGAAGATGTTGATGCTGCAGAACCAATTGAAGCAGTTAACTCACTTAGTGTTTTACCTGCTCAG GTCTTGTCGGCTTATTCAGCATGTTCTGAGCCTCAGTCCTTTAATGAGGCAGCCACCAATCCTTATTGGGTAGAAGCTATAAAGTTGGAGATTGCAGCCTTAGAGGAAAACAAAATCTTGAGCATAGTTAATATGCCCCCTAGAAAAACACCAATAGGGTGCAAGTGGATCTTCAAAATCAAGTACAAGGCCTCAGGAAaggttgaaagatacaaggccaGACTTATAGCTAAAGGCTACAATCAAAAGACAATATTGGACTAA